One window of the Eucalyptus grandis isolate ANBG69807.140 chromosome 8, ASM1654582v1, whole genome shotgun sequence genome contains the following:
- the LOC104439671 gene encoding uncharacterized GPI-anchored protein At1g61900 isoform X2: MRARLGGGLAPRRVLLAILCLNVSYSSSVLGDEHNALVSIKGSAVTPKISPSAEPQPFLPSLAPAPLMPFTNATVPKLSGLCSLNFSVAQSIMSITATDCWASFAPYLANVVCCPQFDATLVILMGQSSKNSGMLALNATHSNHCLSDVLTILEAQGANATLQSICSVSPANLTAASCPITDVNEFESSVDTSRLLTACQKIDPVKECCDQTCQNAILDAAQKLSLNGLSSSDGNPISPGHSNNVDDCKNIVLRWLASKLDPSSGNSVLRGLSNCNTNKVCPLKFPNITTISKECEGLISDQTDCCEAMESYVSHLQEQSFLTNLQALNCATYLGMKLQQANVSKNLYNLCHINLKDFSLQALSQESGCLLPSLPSDATFDQMSGVSFICDLNDNIAAPWPSSTSLIPLPSCNKTGKIPALPKTSSAHRGACIENLLVTLLFATLLFLKMPP; this comes from the exons ATGAGAGCGAGGCTgggcggcggcctcgcgccTCGGCGTGTTCTGCTTGCGATTCTTT GTTTAAATGTCTCCTATTCCAGCTCAGTTCTTGGTGATGAACACAATGCTTTAGTTTCAATAAAGGGAAGTGCTGTGACTCCAAAAATCTCGCCCAGTGCAGAACCTCAACCGTTTCTCCCTAGTTTAGCTCCTGCACCATTGATGCCATTCACAAATGCCACTGTGCCCAAATTATCAG GACTTTGCAGCTTGAATTTTTCAGTGGCACAAAGCATCATGAGTATAACAGCGACGGACTGTTGGGCTTCATTTGCGCCATATTTAGCTAATGTGGTATGTTGTCCTCAGTTTGATGCCACGCTGGTCATTCTCATGGGGCAGTCTAGTAAAAACTCTGGGATGCTTGCTTTAAATGCAACTCATTCCAACCATTGCCTCTCAGATGTTCTAACAATCCTAGAGGCCCAAGGTGCCAATGCAACTCTTCAAAGCATATGCTCTGTTTCTCCTGCAAACCTCACTGCAGCCTCCTGCCCTATCACTGATGTCAATGAGTTTGAGAGCAGCGTGGACACCTCAAGACTTCTAACTGCTTGTCAAAAAATCGATCCTGTCAAAGAGTGCTGTGACCAAACTTGCCAAAACGCAATTTTAGATGCAGCCCAGAAACTATCCTTGAATGGCTTGTCGAGTTCAGATGGGAATCCTATCTCACCTGGGCACTCAAATAACGTTGATGATTGTAAGAATATTGTCTTGCGATGGTTGGCAAGTAAACTGGATCCCTCCTCTGGTAACAGTGTCCTTAGAGGCCTCTCCAATTGCAATACAAACAAGG TTTGTCCACTGAAATTCCCAAACATCAcaacaatttcaaaagaatgtGAGGGATTGATAAGTGACCAAACTGATTGCTGTGAAGCAATGGAGAGCTATGTTTCCCACTTACAGGAGCAGAGTTTTCTAACCAACTTGCAAGCGTTAAATTGTGCTACATATCTTGGAATGAAATTGCAGCAAGCCAATGTCTCAAAGAATCTCTATAATCTTTGTCATATAAACCTCAAGGATTTCTCTCTTCAAG CTTTATCGCAAG AATCTGGCTGTCTTCTACCAAGCTTACCTTCAGATGCAACATTTGATCAAATGTCAGGAGTAAGCTTCATATGTGATCTCAACGACAACATTGCAGCTCCATGGCCGTCCTCCACTTCTCTCATTCCTTTGCCTTCTTGCAACAAAA CTGGCAAAATTCCGGCTCTTCCCAAAACATCATCTGCACACCGCG GCGCTTGCATCGAAAATTTACTGGTGACGCTGCTATTTGCAACTCTGCTGTTTCTCAAGATGCCTCCTTGA
- the LOC104439671 gene encoding uncharacterized GPI-anchored protein At1g61900 isoform X1 translates to MRARLGGGLAPRRVLLAILCLNVSYSSSVLGDEHNALVSIKGSAVTPKISPSAEPQPFLPSLAPAPLMPFTNATVPKLSGLCSLNFSVAQSIMSITATDCWASFAPYLANVVCCPQFDATLVILMGQSSKNSGMLALNATHSNHCLSDVLTILEAQGANATLQSICSVSPANLTAASCPITDVNEFESSVDTSRLLTACQKIDPVKECCDQTCQNAILDAAQKLSLNGLSSSDGNPISPGHSNNVDDCKNIVLRWLASKLDPSSGNSVLRGLSNCNTNKVCPLKFPNITTISKECEGLISDQTDCCEAMESYVSHLQEQSFLTNLQALNCATYLGMKLQQANVSKNLYNLCHINLKDFSLQALSQESGCLLPSLPSDATFDQMSGVSFICDLNDNIAAPWPSSTSLIPLPSCNKTAGKIPALPKTSSAHRGACIENLLVTLLFATLLFLKMPP, encoded by the exons ATGAGAGCGAGGCTgggcggcggcctcgcgccTCGGCGTGTTCTGCTTGCGATTCTTT GTTTAAATGTCTCCTATTCCAGCTCAGTTCTTGGTGATGAACACAATGCTTTAGTTTCAATAAAGGGAAGTGCTGTGACTCCAAAAATCTCGCCCAGTGCAGAACCTCAACCGTTTCTCCCTAGTTTAGCTCCTGCACCATTGATGCCATTCACAAATGCCACTGTGCCCAAATTATCAG GACTTTGCAGCTTGAATTTTTCAGTGGCACAAAGCATCATGAGTATAACAGCGACGGACTGTTGGGCTTCATTTGCGCCATATTTAGCTAATGTGGTATGTTGTCCTCAGTTTGATGCCACGCTGGTCATTCTCATGGGGCAGTCTAGTAAAAACTCTGGGATGCTTGCTTTAAATGCAACTCATTCCAACCATTGCCTCTCAGATGTTCTAACAATCCTAGAGGCCCAAGGTGCCAATGCAACTCTTCAAAGCATATGCTCTGTTTCTCCTGCAAACCTCACTGCAGCCTCCTGCCCTATCACTGATGTCAATGAGTTTGAGAGCAGCGTGGACACCTCAAGACTTCTAACTGCTTGTCAAAAAATCGATCCTGTCAAAGAGTGCTGTGACCAAACTTGCCAAAACGCAATTTTAGATGCAGCCCAGAAACTATCCTTGAATGGCTTGTCGAGTTCAGATGGGAATCCTATCTCACCTGGGCACTCAAATAACGTTGATGATTGTAAGAATATTGTCTTGCGATGGTTGGCAAGTAAACTGGATCCCTCCTCTGGTAACAGTGTCCTTAGAGGCCTCTCCAATTGCAATACAAACAAGG TTTGTCCACTGAAATTCCCAAACATCAcaacaatttcaaaagaatgtGAGGGATTGATAAGTGACCAAACTGATTGCTGTGAAGCAATGGAGAGCTATGTTTCCCACTTACAGGAGCAGAGTTTTCTAACCAACTTGCAAGCGTTAAATTGTGCTACATATCTTGGAATGAAATTGCAGCAAGCCAATGTCTCAAAGAATCTCTATAATCTTTGTCATATAAACCTCAAGGATTTCTCTCTTCAAG CTTTATCGCAAG AATCTGGCTGTCTTCTACCAAGCTTACCTTCAGATGCAACATTTGATCAAATGTCAGGAGTAAGCTTCATATGTGATCTCAACGACAACATTGCAGCTCCATGGCCGTCCTCCACTTCTCTCATTCCTTTGCCTTCTTGCAACAAAA CAGCTGGCAAAATTCCGGCTCTTCCCAAAACATCATCTGCACACCGCG GCGCTTGCATCGAAAATTTACTGGTGACGCTGCTATTTGCAACTCTGCTGTTTCTCAAGATGCCTCCTTGA
- the LOC104439693 gene encoding protein DETOXIFICATION 40, producing MGSSQAAGGDRKYDPLPESTQVPPPPSPRPHRPRPDHHETSGHLESVLSDPSLTLGARVRAASRIELKLLFHLAAPAVVVYMINYIMSMSTQIFSGHLGNLELAAASLGNTGIQVFAYGLMLGMGSAVETLCGQAYGAHKYEMLGVYLQRAAVLLTATGFLLTLVYVFSKPLLLFLGEPLEIASAAAVFVYGLIPQIFAYALNFPIQKFLQAQSIVAPSAYISTATLVLHLALSWVVVYRAGLGLLGASLVLSLSWWVIVVAQMVYIVRSERCRSTWTGFSVQAFSGLFGFFKLSAASAVMLCLETWYFQILVLLAGLLENAELALDSLSICMTISGWVFMISVGLNAAASVRVSNELGAGNPRSAAFSVVVVTIISFIISVIAAAAVLALRGVISYAFTEGAVVAAAVSDLCPLLALTLLLNGIQPVLSGVAVGCGWQAFVAYINVGCYYVLGIPLGSLLGFYFRLGAKGIWGGMLAGTIMQTLILMWTTFRTDWNKEVEEAMKRLDEWQDNKEPF from the exons ATGGGTTCTTCGCAAGCTGCCGGCGGCGACAGGAAGTACGACCCTCTACCGGAGTCCACCCAAGTCCCGCCACCTCCGTCTCCCCGGCCCCACCGACCCCGTCCCGACCACCACGAGACAAGCGGCCACCTCGAATCCGTGCTCTCCGACCCAAGCCTGACTCTCGGGGCCAGGGTCCGGGCCGCCTCACGGATCGAGCTCAAGCTGCTCTTCCACCTGGCGGCACCCGCTGTCGTCGTCTACATGATCAACTATATAATGTCCATGTCCACCCAGATATTCTCTGGCCACCTCGGCAACCTTGagctcgccgccgcctccctcgGCAACACCGGCATCCAGGTCTTCGCCTACGGCCTCATG CTGGGCATGGGAAGTGCGGTGGAGACGCTGTGCGGGCAAGCGTACGGAGCTCACAAGTACGAAATGCTCGGCGTGTACCTCCAGCGAGCCGCCGTCTTGCTGACGGCGACCGGCTTCCTCCTCACGCTAGTCTACGTCTTCTCGAAGCCCTTGCTGCTGTTCCTCGGGGAGCCCCTGGAGATTGCCTCGGCGGCGGCCGTGTTCGTCTACGGCCTCATCCCGCAGATCTTCGCGTACGCCCTCAACTTCCCCATCCAGAAGTTCCTCCAGGCGCAGAGCATCGTCGCCCCGAGCGCCTACATCTCGACCGCCACGCTGGTGCTGCACCTGGCGCTGAGCTGGGTCGTGGTGTACCGGGCGGGGCTGGGGCTGCTGGGGGCGTCGCTGGTGCTGAGCCTGTCGTGGTGGGTGATCGTGGTGGCGCAGATGGTGTACATCGTGCGGAGCGAGAGGTGCCGGAGCACCTGGACGGGCTTCAGCGTCCAGGCCTTCTCCGGGCTGTTCGGGTTCTTCAAGCTCTCCGCCGCGTCGGCGGTGATGCTGTGCCTGGAGACGTGGTATTTCCAGATACTCGTGTTGCTCGCCGGGCTGCTGGAGAATGCTGAGTTGGCGCTGGACTCTCTCTCTATTTG CATGACTATATCCGGGTGGGTGTTCATGATCTCAGTTGGCCTGAATGCTGCTGCCAG CGTCAGGGTGAGCAATGAGCTTGGAGCTGGGAACCCGAGGTCGGCGGCATTCTCGGTGGTGGTAGTGACAATAATCTCCTTCATCATCTCTGTGATCGCAGCGGCGGCAGTGCTCGCACTCCGTGGAGTCATCAGCTATGCCTTCACGGAGGGAGCTGTCGTGGCGGCCGCCGTCTCCGATCTGTGCCCTCTGCTCGCCCTCACCCTCCTCTTGAATGGCATTCAACCCGTTTTGTCCG GCGTGGCGGTCGGGTGCGGATGGCAGGCGTTCGTGGCTTACATCAACGTTGGATGCTACTACGTGCTTGGCATTCCGTTGGGTTCGCTTCTGGGGTTCTACTTCAGACTCGGCGCGAAG GGGATATGGGGCGGTATGCTTGCCGGCACGATCATGCAGACCCTGATCTTGATGTGGACCACGTTCCGGACAGATTGGAACAAGGAG GTGGAGGAAGCAATGAAGAGGTTGGATGAGTGGCAGGACAATAAGGAACCCTTTTGA